In the genome of Triticum urartu cultivar G1812 chromosome 5, Tu2.1, whole genome shotgun sequence, one region contains:
- the LOC125511029 gene encoding non-specific lipid transfer protein GPI-anchored 14-like, translating to MAFAARRSGALLMTLVVAAAVGLAGADFAADKAECADKLMGLATCLTYVQLTATARAPTPDCCTGFRQVLGTSKRCMCILVKDRDEPALGIKVNITRSMNLPSVCNIAATFSDCPKILNMSPDSKETEIFKQYAREHEGKNAATTSPTAAAATATGTATGKSVDATSGAGRHTVVFAVVVSAVLASAFVLA from the exons ATGGCTTTCGCGGCTCGCCGTAGCGGTGCACTGTTGATGACGCTGGTCGTGGCGGCGGCTGTGGGGCTGGCCGGCGCGGACTTCGCGGCGGACAAGGCGGAGTGTGCGGACAAGCTGATGGGGCTGGCGACGTGCCTGACGTACGTGCAGCTGACGGCGACGGCGCGGGCGCCCACGCCGGACTGCTGCACCGGGTTCCGGCAGGTGCTGGGCACCAGCAAGCGGTGCATGTGCATCCTGGTCAAGGACCGCGACGAGCCGGCGCTGGGCATCAAGGTCAACATCACCCGCTCCATGAACCTCCCCTCTGTTTGCAACATCGCCGCCACCTTCTCCGACTGCCCCA AGATCCTTAACATGTCGCCGGACTCCAAGGAGACGGAGATCTTTAAGCAGTATGCGCGTGAGCACGAGGGCAAGAACGCCGCCACCACttcgcccaccgccgccgccgccaccgccaccg GTACCGCCACCGGGAAGAGCGTGGACGCGACGTCCGGTGCAGGGAGGCACACGGTGGTCTTCGCCGTCGTCGTCTCGGCGGTGCTCGCCTCCGCCTTTGTTCTTGCGTGA